One window of the Roseovarius sp. THAF9 genome contains the following:
- a CDS encoding nickel-binding protein: MELYMIRRRGIWSNEEELAATNVKSVEAGEAMAGRLRWIRSYAVTEADGRIGSVCFYEAESPDAIREHGERIGAPSEEIQPVRGAAVKQPDPQPVVYG; encoded by the coding sequence ATGGAACTCTACATGATCCGCCGCCGCGGCATCTGGTCCAACGAAGAGGAGCTTGCGGCGACAAACGTGAAATCCGTTGAAGCCGGCGAGGCGATGGCCGGCCGGCTGCGCTGGATCCGCAGCTATGCCGTGACCGAAGCGGACGGGCGTATCGGCTCGGTCTGTTTCTACGAGGCCGAGAGCCCCGACGCGATCCGTGAACATGGCGAGCGTATCGGCGCGCCAAGTGAGGAGATCCAACCGGTTCGCGGCGCGGCAGTGAAACAGCCCGATCCTCAGCCGGTGGTGTATGGGTGA
- the acnA gene encoding aconitate hydratase AcnA has protein sequence MPITVGHDSSKTRKTLKVGDTSVAYYSIAAAEEAGLGDFSKLPAALKVVLENMLRFEDGKTVTTDDIKAFSDWAKDGGKGTKELAYRPARVLMQDFTGVPAVVDLAAMRDGIKELGGDAQKINPLNPVDLVIDHSVMIDEFGNPRAFQMNVDREYERNMERYQFLKWGQGAFNNFRVVPPGTGICHQVNLEYLAQTVWTDEDQNGETVAYPDTLVGTDSHTTMVNGAAVLGWGVGGIEAEAAMLGQPISMLIPEVVGFELSGKMVEGTTGTDLVLKVVEMLREKGVVGKFVEFYGDGLDTLPLADRATIANMAPEYGATCGFFPIDDETLRYLRQTGRDEDRIALVETYAKENGFWRGSDYNPVYTDTLHLDMGTIVPAISGPKRPQDYIALDKAAKAFHDYVRGIREGKDAGPDTEARWEAEGGAPEPRDIPGNEGHHKKGWYTDEAGHKHQLHDGSVVIASITSCTNTSNPYVMIGAGLVARKAHELGLTRKPWVKTSLAPGSQVVSHYLEAAELQDDLDAIGFNLVGYGCTTCIGNSGPLDEPISKCINDSDLIGVSVLSGNRNFEGRISPDVRANYLASPPLVVAYALVGDMNVDIANDPLGQDKNGNDVYLKDIWPSQSEIAELVEKTVTREAFQSKYADVFKGDEKWQQVETSDAETYDWPPQSTYVQNPPYFQGMSKNPGTISNIEGARVLALLGDMVTTDHISPAGSFKETTPAGQYLRERQVPVREFNSYGSRRGNHEVMMRGTFANIRIKNEMLDGVEGGYTKGPDGEQTSIYDAAMAYQDQGTPLVIFGGEQYGAGSSRDWAAKGTALLGVKAVIAENFERIHRSNLVGMGVIPFEFTGGDTRKTLELTGEEEVSIHGLDDIKPQAEVPCTITYKDGTTKEITLKCRIDTAIEIEYVEHGGVLHYVLRNLAQEPMAAE, from the coding sequence ATGCCCATTACAGTCGGCCACGACTCCTCCAAGACCCGCAAGACGCTCAAAGTCGGCGACACCTCCGTCGCCTACTATTCCATCGCCGCCGCCGAAGAGGCGGGCCTTGGCGATTTCTCCAAGCTGCCCGCCGCGCTCAAGGTGGTGCTGGAAAACATGCTGCGCTTCGAGGACGGCAAGACCGTCACCACCGATGACATCAAGGCCTTCTCGGACTGGGCCAAGGATGGTGGCAAGGGCACCAAGGAACTGGCCTATCGCCCCGCCCGCGTGCTGATGCAGGACTTCACCGGCGTGCCCGCCGTGGTGGACCTCGCCGCGATGCGCGACGGGATCAAGGAACTGGGCGGCGACGCGCAGAAGATCAACCCGCTGAACCCCGTCGACCTGGTGATCGACCACTCGGTCATGATCGACGAATTCGGCAACCCCCGCGCCTTCCAAATGAACGTCGACCGTGAATACGAGCGGAACATGGAACGCTACCAGTTCCTCAAGTGGGGTCAGGGCGCCTTCAACAACTTCCGCGTTGTGCCGCCGGGCACCGGCATCTGCCACCAGGTGAACCTGGAATACCTCGCGCAGACCGTCTGGACCGACGAGGACCAGAACGGCGAAACCGTCGCCTATCCCGACACGCTGGTGGGCACCGACAGCCACACCACCATGGTCAACGGGGCAGCCGTCCTCGGCTGGGGCGTCGGCGGGATCGAGGCAGAGGCCGCCATGCTGGGCCAGCCCATCTCGATGCTCATCCCCGAGGTCGTCGGCTTCGAGCTTTCCGGCAAAATGGTCGAAGGCACCACCGGCACCGACCTCGTGCTGAAGGTCGTGGAAATGCTGCGCGAGAAAGGCGTCGTCGGCAAATTCGTCGAATTCTACGGCGACGGCCTCGACACCCTGCCGCTGGCCGACCGCGCCACCATCGCCAACATGGCCCCCGAATACGGCGCCACCTGCGGCTTCTTCCCGATCGACGACGAAACCCTGCGCTACCTGCGCCAGACGGGCCGCGACGAGGATCGCATCGCGCTGGTCGAAACCTACGCCAAGGAAAACGGCTTCTGGCGCGGATCGGATTACAACCCGGTCTACACCGACACGCTGCATCTCGACATGGGCACTATCGTGCCCGCCATCTCGGGCCCCAAACGTCCGCAGGACTACATCGCGCTCGACAAGGCCGCAAAGGCGTTCCACGACTATGTGCGCGGCATCCGCGAAGGCAAGGATGCCGGCCCCGACACCGAGGCCCGCTGGGAGGCCGAGGGCGGCGCCCCCGAACCGCGCGACATCCCCGGCAACGAAGGCCACCACAAGAAGGGCTGGTACACCGACGAGGCGGGCCACAAGCACCAGCTGCATGACGGCTCGGTGGTGATCGCCTCGATCACGTCCTGCACCAACACCTCCAACCCCTACGTGATGATCGGCGCCGGTCTCGTGGCCCGCAAGGCGCACGAGCTTGGCCTGACGCGCAAGCCGTGGGTCAAAACCTCGCTCGCGCCCGGCTCGCAGGTGGTGTCGCACTATCTGGAGGCGGCCGAGCTTCAGGACGATCTCGACGCTATCGGCTTCAACCTCGTGGGCTATGGCTGCACCACCTGCATCGGCAACTCCGGCCCGCTGGACGAACCGATCTCGAAATGCATCAACGACAGCGACCTGATCGGCGTCTCGGTGCTCTCGGGCAACCGCAACTTCGAGGGCCGCATTTCGCCGGACGTGCGCGCCAACTACCTCGCCTCGCCACCGCTGGTGGTGGCCTACGCGCTGGTGGGCGACATGAACGTCGACATCGCCAACGACCCGCTGGGCCAGGACAAGAACGGCAACGACGTCTACCTCAAGGACATCTGGCCGTCGCAAAGCGAAATCGCCGAGCTGGTCGAGAAAACCGTCACGCGCGAGGCGTTCCAGTCCAAGTACGCCGACGTCTTCAAGGGCGACGAGAAATGGCAGCAGGTCGAGACCTCCGACGCCGAAACCTACGACTGGCCGCCGCAATCGACCTACGTCCAGAACCCGCCCTACTTCCAGGGCATGAGCAAGAACCCCGGCACGATCTCGAATATCGAGGGGGCCCGCGTTCTGGCGCTTCTGGGCGACATGGTCACGACCGACCACATCTCGCCGGCGGGGTCCTTCAAGGAAACCACGCCCGCCGGGCAGTACCTGCGCGAACGCCAGGTTCCTGTGCGCGAGTTCAACTCCTACGGCTCACGGCGCGGCAACCACGAGGTGATGATGCGCGGCACCTTCGCCAACATCCGCATCAAGAACGAGATGCTGGACGGCGTCGAAGGCGGCTACACCAAGGGCCCCGACGGCGAACAGACCTCGATCTATGACGCCGCAATGGCCTACCAGGATCAGGGCACGCCGCTGGTGATCTTCGGCGGCGAGCAATACGGCGCAGGCTCCAGCCGCGACTGGGCCGCCAAGGGCACCGCGCTTCTGGGCGTGAAGGCCGTCATCGCCGAGAATTTCGAGCGCATCCACCGCTCGAACCTCGTCGGCATGGGCGTGATCCCGTTCGAATTCACCGGCGGCGACACCCGCAAGACGCTGGAGCTGACCGGCGAGGAAGAGGTCTCGATCCACGGGCTCGACGACATCAAGCCGCAGGCCGAGGTGCCCTGCACGATCACCTATAAGGACGGCACTACGAAAGAGATCACCCTCAAGTGCCGGATCGATACGGCGATCGAGATCGAATATGTCGAACACGGCGGCGTGCTGCACTACGTGCTGCGCAACCTCGCGCAGGAACCGATGGCAGCCGAGTAA
- a CDS encoding COQ9 family protein, which produces MSDPDVKTQLLEAAKPHVAFDGWTEATFRAAVEDAGVSMGVARAACPRGAVDLALAFHAEGDAAMLERMEQEDLSQMRYSARVAAAVRYRLEAVEDKELVRRGVTLFALPHHAVDGAKAVWGTCDKIWEALGDTSDDVNWYTKRATLSGVYSSTVLYWLGDESEGHARTWEFLDRRIEDVMRIEKVKAKARENRVVSGLMAGPLSVFSKIRKPAPGRTGGLPGRWTR; this is translated from the coding sequence ATGAGTGATCCCGACGTGAAAACGCAGCTTTTGGAAGCGGCGAAACCGCATGTGGCCTTTGACGGATGGACCGAGGCCACGTTCCGCGCCGCGGTGGAGGATGCCGGTGTTTCGATGGGCGTGGCGCGGGCCGCGTGCCCGCGGGGCGCGGTGGATCTGGCGCTGGCCTTTCACGCCGAAGGCGACGCGGCCATGCTGGAGCGGATGGAACAGGAGGACCTGAGCCAGATGCGGTACAGCGCGCGGGTCGCGGCCGCCGTGCGCTATCGGCTGGAGGCAGTCGAGGACAAGGAACTGGTGCGCCGGGGCGTGACGCTGTTTGCGTTGCCGCATCACGCGGTGGACGGGGCAAAGGCCGTCTGGGGCACCTGTGACAAGATCTGGGAGGCGCTGGGCGATACTTCGGACGACGTGAACTGGTATACGAAGCGGGCGACCCTCTCGGGGGTCTATTCGTCGACGGTGCTGTATTGGCTGGGCGATGAGAGCGAGGGGCACGCGCGCACGTGGGAGTTCCTGGACCGGCGGATCGAGGACGTGATGCGGATCGAGAAGGTCAAGGCGAAGGCGCGGGAGAACCGCGTGGTGAGCGGGCTGATGGCGGGGCCGTTGTCGGTGTTCTCGAAGATCCGCAAGCCCGCGCCGGGGCGGACCGGCGGGTTGCCGGGGCGCTGGACACGGTAG
- a CDS encoding ribonuclease T2 — protein MRALFALLFSATTALADTDRPGEFDYYVLSLSWSPTWCALEGDDRASPQCDASRDHGWVLHGLWPQYHRGWPEHCQSPERPPSRAMTSDMADIMGTSGLAWYQWKKHGTCSGLSAPAYYALSREAYGRITRPEVFRKLKDPVKLPASVVEEAFLKANPTLEPDDITITCRAGRIQEARICLNRDLAPVPCGRDVVRDCTLDDALFDPIR, from the coding sequence ATGCGCGCGCTTTTCGCCCTGCTTTTCTCCGCCACCACGGCATTGGCCGACACCGATCGCCCCGGCGAATTCGACTATTACGTCCTCAGCCTCAGCTGGTCGCCCACCTGGTGCGCACTTGAAGGCGACGACCGCGCCTCTCCCCAATGCGACGCGTCGCGCGATCACGGCTGGGTGCTGCACGGGCTCTGGCCGCAATACCACCGCGGCTGGCCCGAACACTGCCAGTCCCCCGAACGCCCGCCGTCCCGAGCCATGACAAGTGACATGGCCGATATCATGGGCACGTCCGGGCTTGCGTGGTACCAATGGAAGAAACACGGCACCTGCTCGGGCCTTTCCGCCCCCGCCTATTACGCCCTGTCACGAGAGGCCTACGGCCGCATCACCCGTCCCGAGGTCTTCCGCAAACTGAAAGACCCGGTCAAGCTCCCGGCCTCCGTGGTCGAAGAGGCCTTTCTCAAGGCCAACCCCACGCTCGAGCCCGACGACATCACCATCACCTGCCGCGCGGGCCGCATCCAGGAGGCCCGAATCTGTCTCAACCGCGACCTCGCCCCAGTCCCCTGTGGCCGCGACGTCGTCCGCGACTGCACGCTGGATGATGCGCTGTTCGATCCGATTCGGTAA
- a CDS encoding DUF1013 domain-containing protein, translated as MSKPLMAKATAVWLVDNTTISFKQIADFVGMHELEIQGIADGDVAAGVKGFDPVANNQLTQEDIDKAEKDPLHKLKLKYNAAAVGEEKRRGPRYTPLSKRQDRPNAILWLVKFHPELADAQIAKLVGTTKPTIQTIRERTHWNISNMQPIDPVALGLCKQTELDAAVQKAAAKKAKEGQPMDDDERRKLLSTEQSLDSDAEPRMPTAIEGLETFSLGGEETAGEEEKEKEYDADSFFNLPDDDGENDEDDDKS; from the coding sequence ATGTCGAAACCGTTGATGGCCAAGGCCACCGCCGTCTGGCTGGTGGACAATACCACGATCAGCTTCAAGCAGATTGCCGATTTCGTCGGGATGCACGAGTTGGAGATCCAGGGGATCGCCGATGGCGACGTGGCCGCCGGGGTGAAGGGGTTCGACCCCGTCGCCAACAACCAGCTGACGCAGGAGGATATCGACAAGGCCGAGAAGGACCCGCTGCACAAGCTGAAGCTGAAATACAATGCCGCTGCCGTGGGCGAGGAAAAGCGCCGCGGGCCGCGTTATACGCCCCTGTCGAAGCGGCAGGACCGGCCGAACGCGATCCTGTGGCTGGTGAAGTTCCATCCCGAGCTGGCCGATGCGCAGATTGCCAAGCTGGTGGGCACCACCAAGCCGACGATCCAGACGATTCGCGAGCGCACGCACTGGAACATCTCGAACATGCAGCCGATCGACCCCGTCGCACTGGGCCTGTGCAAGCAGACCGAGTTGGACGCCGCCGTACAGAAGGCCGCCGCGAAGAAGGCCAAGGAAGGCCAGCCGATGGACGATGATGAGCGCCGCAAGCTCTTGTCGACCGAACAGAGCCTCGATTCGGATGCCGAGCCGCGGATGCCTACGGCGATCGAGGGGCTGGAGACCTTCAGCCTGGGCGGGGAAGAGACCGCCGGCGAGGAGGAGAAGGAAAAGGAATACGACGCCGACAGCTTCTTCAATCTGCCCGATGACGATGGTGAGAATGACGAGGACGACGACAAGTCGTAA
- the recR gene encoding recombination mediator RecR — protein MNSTRDIDALIEMMAKLPGLGPRSARRAVLHMIRKRELLLSPLADLMGQVALTARECVICGNVGTTETCDICLSEKRANGMLCVVEDVADLWAMERAGVFKGRYHVLGGTLSALDQVGPEQLRIPKLVNRIETENITEVILALGATVDGQTTAHYIADQLEDRVTLTSLAQGVPVGGELDYLDDGTITAALNARKAV, from the coding sequence ATGAACTCCACCCGCGACATCGACGCCCTGATCGAGATGATGGCCAAGCTGCCAGGCCTCGGCCCGCGCTCGGCCCGCCGCGCGGTACTGCACATGATCCGCAAGCGCGAACTGCTGCTGTCGCCGCTTGCGGACCTGATGGGCCAGGTCGCCCTGACGGCGCGCGAGTGCGTGATCTGCGGCAATGTCGGCACCACCGAGACCTGCGACATCTGCCTGTCGGAGAAACGCGCCAACGGCATGCTCTGCGTGGTCGAGGACGTGGCCGACCTCTGGGCGATGGAGCGCGCGGGCGTCTTCAAGGGCCGCTACCACGTGCTTGGCGGCACGCTCTCGGCGCTCGACCAGGTCGGCCCCGAGCAGCTTCGCATCCCCAAGCTGGTGAACCGCATCGAGACGGAGAATATCACCGAGGTCATCCTCGCCCTCGGCGCCACCGTCGACGGCCAGACCACCGCGCATTACATCGCCGATCAACTCGAGGACCGCGTCACCCTCACCTCGCTGGCGCAGGGCGTCCCCGTCGGCGGCGAACTCGACTATCTCGACGACGGCACCATCACCGCCGCCCTCAACGCCCGCAAAGCCGTGTAG
- a CDS encoding antibiotic biosynthesis monooxygenase yields MIMRIFQVTTRPGKEAEFATFFHETAIPLMKGTKGIVQVLPGAPHAGTPREFAFVMVWDSLESLKAFVGEDYRSAHIDPAEAELVESRRIVHYQLADA; encoded by the coding sequence ATGATCATGCGAATATTCCAGGTGACGACGCGGCCGGGCAAGGAAGCGGAGTTCGCCACGTTCTTTCACGAAACGGCGATTCCGCTGATGAAGGGGACGAAGGGCATTGTGCAGGTTCTGCCCGGTGCGCCCCATGCGGGGACGCCGCGGGAGTTTGCCTTCGTGATGGTGTGGGACAGTCTAGAGTCGTTGAAGGCTTTTGTCGGCGAGGATTATCGGAGCGCGCATATCGATCCGGCGGAGGCCGAATTGGTGGAGTCCCGGCGGATCGTGCATTACCAGCTGGCCGACGCCTGA
- a CDS encoding TraB/GumN family protein: MRRRAIATLLLCYLGLPATAQAWATRDLCLIDTPRIHAEVLTPDLMKDIRAIAETIPNGTGRYWRITSPSGAASHLWGTMHLNIPAILRLPEAVEQDIAAARVIATEVDFNALSRAELESRYNYQTYYHEEARVTDWDLPLSMINAVGERLSALGWGGQAVFTLKPAAIAELLLSPPCNDFNAGIYPIQDHRISLLGALAGAATIGLEAPGAFFDRLDSSDEAALTTALIAVSAVYLAPDFTRDAYSTSLALYLQGRIADMMAWERIHFDDTYPDGLGLGWLDTSDAYILSDRNRGFLDTARSELAKGGVFIAVGAYHLPGDTGLIELLRRDGFTVTRVALPDEATP; this comes from the coding sequence GTGAGACGCCGCGCCATCGCGACCCTCCTGCTGTGCTACCTCGGCCTGCCCGCCACGGCACAGGCATGGGCTACGCGCGACCTCTGTCTGATCGACACCCCCCGGATCCATGCAGAGGTCCTGACGCCCGACCTGATGAAGGATATCCGCGCGATTGCCGAAACCATACCCAACGGCACTGGGCGCTACTGGCGCATCACGTCGCCGTCGGGCGCGGCCTCGCATCTCTGGGGCACGATGCACCTCAACATCCCCGCCATCCTGCGCCTTCCCGAAGCGGTCGAGCAGGACATCGCCGCCGCGCGCGTCATCGCCACGGAAGTCGACTTTAACGCGCTCAGCCGCGCGGAACTCGAAAGCCGCTACAATTATCAAACCTACTATCACGAAGAGGCCAGGGTGACCGACTGGGATCTCCCGCTCTCCATGATAAACGCGGTCGGCGAACGTCTGTCCGCGCTCGGCTGGGGCGGGCAGGCGGTCTTTACGCTCAAACCCGCCGCCATCGCCGAGCTTCTGCTGTCCCCGCCCTGCAACGATTTCAATGCCGGCATCTACCCGATCCAGGACCACCGCATAAGCCTTCTCGGCGCGCTTGCCGGGGCCGCCACGATCGGGCTGGAAGCCCCCGGCGCGTTTTTCGACAGATTGGACTCGTCGGATGAAGCCGCGCTGACCACCGCGCTCATCGCCGTCTCCGCCGTCTATCTTGCGCCCGACTTCACCCGCGACGCGTATTCCACGTCCCTCGCGCTTTACCTTCAGGGCCGCATCGCCGACATGATGGCGTGGGAACGAATCCATTTCGACGACACCTACCCCGACGGGCTGGGTCTGGGCTGGCTCGACACGTCCGATGCCTACATCCTGTCCGACCGCAACCGCGGCTTTCTCGACACCGCCAGGTCCGAGCTTGCCAAAGGCGGTGTGTTCATCGCCGTCGGCGCCTATCACCTGCCGGGCGACACCGGCCTGATTGAATTGCTGCGCCGCGACGGCTTCACCGTCACCCGCGTCGCCCTGCCGGACGAGGCCACGCCATGA
- a CDS encoding YbaB/EbfC family nucleoid-associated protein: MFKGLGQLGDMSKMMKAAQEMQTKMADLQEEMHNITVTGESGAGLVKAVCSAKGELKSLDIDPSIFNSDDKEVVEDLILAAIKDAQAKANEKAQEEMSKLTEGMGLPEGMKLPF; this comes from the coding sequence ATGTTCAAAGGACTAGGCCAGCTTGGCGACATGAGCAAAATGATGAAGGCCGCGCAGGAAATGCAGACCAAGATGGCCGACCTGCAGGAAGAGATGCACAACATCACCGTCACCGGCGAATCCGGCGCCGGTCTCGTCAAGGCCGTCTGCTCCGCCAAGGGCGAGCTCAAAAGCCTCGACATCGACCCCTCGATCTTCAACTCCGACGACAAGGAAGTGGTCGAGGACCTGATCCTCGCCGCCATCAAGGACGCCCAGGCCAAGGCCAACGAAAAGGCGCAGGAAGAGATGAGCAAGCTGACCGAGGGCATGGGCCTGCCCGAAGGTATGAAGCTGCCGTTCTGA
- the rpsU gene encoding 30S ribosomal protein S21 produces the protein MQVSVRDNNVDQALRALKKKLQREGVFREMKLRQHFEKPSEKKAREKAEAIRRARKLARKKAQREGLL, from the coding sequence ATGCAGGTCAGTGTTCGCGACAACAATGTCGATCAGGCGCTTCGTGCCCTGAAAAAGAAACTGCAGCGTGAGGGCGTTTTTCGTGAAATGAAGCTTCGGCAACATTTCGAGAAACCGTCCGAGAAAAAAGCGCGCGAAAAGGCCGAGGCTATCCGCCGCGCCCGCAAGCTCGCACGCAAGAAGGCCCAGCGCGAAGGTCTCCTGTAA
- a CDS encoding exo-alpha-sialidase: MAQVMILCLMVVSVGVSAWAIARDVPPVWRFAVPGAVPIDGVPVFETVFEYDVDEGQAHSASVVVTEGGFDVLWFEGSQEAQADVDIHGAAFRHGPEGWQAAGRDVRITRQALGEAMEPPQLVVTLGNTVQNEAAQGHVFATVVSVGGWAMASVADVKMGAGGPVAARKLNLSPFLNRSHLVKSPMVQFADGSTGLPAYFEMGAAHGALVRFGPGGRVRDTARMTGAGQPIQPMIVPLGENRAVAWLRDFAPSGKLLVSHTEDGGETWSEVVRSDMPNPSAPVAALPLGGGRILMAANDDPSGGDRLRLLLSEDEGDSWRVLQELEPNGAGARYPMLRLLEGGEIALAYSVGNKTGLRAHVLNGAWVAAQ, from the coding sequence ATGGCGCAGGTGATGATCCTTTGCCTGATGGTGGTGAGCGTGGGCGTGAGCGCCTGGGCCATTGCGCGGGACGTGCCGCCGGTGTGGCGTTTTGCCGTGCCGGGGGCGGTGCCGATCGACGGTGTTCCTGTTTTTGAGACTGTTTTTGAATACGATGTCGATGAGGGACAGGCGCATTCGGCGTCGGTGGTTGTGACCGAGGGCGGCTTTGACGTGCTGTGGTTCGAAGGCTCGCAGGAGGCGCAGGCGGATGTGGACATTCACGGTGCCGCGTTCCGGCACGGGCCGGAGGGCTGGCAGGCGGCGGGGCGGGATGTGCGGATCACCCGGCAGGCTTTGGGCGAAGCAATGGAGCCGCCGCAGTTGGTGGTGACGCTGGGCAATACGGTGCAGAACGAGGCGGCGCAGGGTCATGTGTTCGCGACGGTGGTGTCGGTGGGGGGCTGGGCTATGGCGTCTGTTGCCGATGTGAAGATGGGGGCGGGCGGGCCGGTGGCGGCGCGGAAGCTGAACCTGTCGCCGTTTCTGAACCGCTCGCACCTGGTGAAGTCGCCGATGGTGCAGTTTGCCGACGGGAGCACGGGCTTGCCCGCCTATTTCGAGATGGGAGCGGCGCATGGAGCCTTGGTGCGGTTCGGGCCGGGTGGACGGGTGCGGGATACGGCGCGGATGACCGGGGCGGGCCAGCCGATCCAGCCAATGATCGTGCCCTTGGGGGAGAACCGCGCGGTGGCGTGGCTGCGGGATTTCGCGCCGTCGGGGAAGCTGCTGGTGAGCCATACCGAGGACGGTGGTGAAACGTGGTCTGAAGTGGTGCGCTCGGACATGCCGAACCCGAGCGCGCCGGTGGCGGCGCTGCCGCTGGGCGGTGGACGCATCCTGATGGCGGCGAATGACGACCCAAGTGGGGGCGACCGGTTGCGGCTGCTGTTGTCAGAGGATGAAGGGGACAGTTGGCGGGTCTTGCAAGAGCTTGAACCGAACGGGGCGGGGGCAAGGTATCCGATGTTGCGGCTGTTGGAGGGGGGTGAGATCGCGCTGGCTTACTCGGTGGGCAACAAGACGGGGCTTCGGGCGCATGTGCTGAATGGTGCGTGGGTGGCGGCGCAATGA
- a CDS encoding isochorismatase family protein: MEDADIFAQQELGKTIRNGVRPALLLVDFVNGFLDPDIFGGGNTLEAAQASVRVLAAFRQRDLPVVFTRIVYAEDGSDTGVWCEKAPRLAELTESNPASHVADILATRPGELVIAKTQPSAFFDTPLAAAVRHRGVDSLVVVGATTSGCVRATVVDAISANFRPTVLSDCVGDRAHGPHEASLFDMHQKYANVIPSADLPQLRPPQASASW; encoded by the coding sequence ATGGAAGACGCCGACATTTTCGCACAGCAGGAGCTTGGCAAGACGATCCGCAACGGCGTCCGCCCGGCCCTCCTATTGGTCGATTTCGTGAACGGCTTTCTAGATCCCGACATCTTCGGTGGCGGCAACACGCTCGAGGCGGCGCAGGCCAGCGTCAGGGTTCTCGCCGCCTTCCGCCAGCGCGATCTGCCCGTCGTTTTCACCCGGATCGTCTATGCCGAGGACGGATCGGATACCGGCGTCTGGTGCGAAAAGGCCCCGCGCCTGGCCGAACTGACGGAGAGCAACCCGGCCAGCCATGTCGCCGACATCCTCGCAACCCGCCCGGGCGAGCTTGTGATCGCGAAGACCCAGCCCTCGGCCTTCTTCGACACCCCCCTCGCCGCCGCCGTGCGCCACCGGGGCGTGGACAGCCTGGTCGTGGTCGGCGCCACCACCAGCGGCTGCGTCCGGGCCACGGTGGTCGACGCGATCAGCGCCAATTTCCGACCCACGGTCCTTTCGGATTGCGTGGGCGACCGGGCGCATGGCCCGCACGAGGCCAGCCTCTTCGACATGCACCAAAAATACGCCAACGTGATCCCGTCCGCCGACCTGCCGCAGCTGCGCCCGCCTCAGGCGTCGGCCAGCTGGTAA
- a CDS encoding GlxA family transcriptional regulator: MARSRDKLHVVVVLVNEGHASTAVSPIEIFSSAGTMFEELRGKDPDPRFRVTTASIDGRSIETAHGLRITPDCAIDETGPADLVIASASGPVPSEWMARHAALVPWLIERYDDGCLVAGVCSGVAFLAEAGLLDGRRATTYWGVADAFRARYPAVDWRTDLLITEDAGIFCGGGVNAAADLSLYLVERLCGHRVAVECSRALLLDMPRQDQTGYAILPLARPHGDDRIRMIEDHLSANFQRDVSVEELAERAGMSRRTLMRRFKAATNVRPGTYHQMLRIAASRRMLEEGAASIQQVSTAVGYEDAAFFRRVFKRHCGMTPAAYRDRFGTRVL, from the coding sequence ATGGCTCGAAGCCGCGACAAGCTGCATGTTGTCGTCGTGCTCGTCAACGAAGGGCACGCGTCCACCGCCGTCAGTCCGATTGAAATCTTCTCGTCGGCCGGCACCATGTTCGAAGAACTGCGCGGCAAAGATCCCGATCCCAGATTCCGTGTCACGACCGCCTCGATCGACGGGCGCTCGATCGAAACCGCCCACGGCCTGCGGATCACACCCGATTGCGCCATCGACGAAACCGGCCCCGCGGACCTTGTGATCGCGTCCGCCTCGGGCCCCGTGCCATCGGAATGGATGGCCCGTCACGCCGCGCTCGTCCCATGGCTGATCGAGCGCTACGACGATGGTTGCCTGGTTGCGGGCGTCTGTTCCGGCGTCGCGTTCCTGGCCGAGGCCGGTCTGCTCGATGGCCGGCGCGCGACGACATACTGGGGTGTCGCCGATGCATTCCGGGCGCGCTACCCTGCCGTCGACTGGCGCACCGACCTCCTGATCACTGAGGACGCCGGCATCTTCTGTGGCGGCGGCGTCAACGCCGCCGCCGATCTCAGCCTCTACCTGGTCGAGCGCTTATGCGGTCATCGTGTTGCGGTCGAGTGTTCACGCGCGTTGCTGCTCGACATGCCGCGCCAAGACCAGACGGGATATGCCATCCTGCCACTTGCCCGCCCCCACGGGGACGACCGGATCCGCATGATCGAGGACCACCTGAGCGCCAACTTCCAACGCGACGTCTCGGTCGAAGAGCTCGCGGAACGGGCGGGCATGAGCCGGCGCACCCTGATGCGCCGTTTCAAGGCGGCCACGAATGTTAGGCCCGGAACGTACCATCAGATGCTGCGGATCGCAGCGTCTCGCCGGATGCTCGAAGAAGGCGCCGCCTCGATTCAACAGGTCAGCACAGCAGTCGGCTATGAAGACGCGGCCTTTTTCCGCCGCGTCTTCAAGCGACATTGCGGCATGACACCGGCCGCCTATCGCGATCGCTTTGGGACCAGGGTCTTATAA